The Bacteroidales bacterium region TCCGGATGGCGATTTTTAGAGCAGATCAATCATTTAAACTCTAAAATGACCGGATGATTGGTCATAGATAATTTTACCGTATTAACATTTTTAAGCTGCGATAGGGGTGCAGTTCCTTCTGTCGGATCGTAAATATTTATTAAAGGATACCTCTTGTCCAGTTTTATTGTGATATCATCCGTTCCTCCGGTAAAACGTTCGCCCCATACCACCAACATAAATGTGCCGTCGCTTTTCTGCAGCAATAATTCATGGACGGTTTCTGGCTGGTCGGGTATGGAAAAATCAACTATACCGGGATTCTTTGATGAGGTATCATCCTCCAGGATTGTTGTTAGATGGTGAAGATATATGGCTGCTTTTTTAGGCGTATTGTCTAACCTGTAAAAAGCATATCCCTCATGATTGGTTTCGTCCGACCGGGTGCGTAACAGATACATTGCCGTATATTTCCACCCGCGTTTGAACTGGGAAAGATACATGTTCATGTATAAGCACCCTTGGACTTCTTCCGTTACCATTTCGTCTGTCGACATTCCTGTTTCGGTAGTGACCCTCGGTAGATTCAGCAACTCATTTTCTGTATAACCGGGAAATTTCCTGAGCCAGGTACTGCCGTAGTTCCCGTATAACCCATCGACAGGACAAAGTATTGACGGATCAGCACTTAACCATGTCTGATTGTCGTGTAATCCCGGCCAGCTCGGATGACAAAAATAATTATGACAGTTGGCAAAATCGGCATATTTTGTGCCGGCAGGCATTAATGTATGGACATTATCCGGAATCGTCAGGAACTGTAATCCCACATTATCTGTCTGGGCCCCGTTTTCGGAAATAGACCATACCGGATAGTTCTTTAACAAGGGATCATTTTTTATAGCATCGTATAGATCCCGTTGCAGTTTCGCTACAGGAAGCCATGATTGGTCTTTTCCTCCAAACACATTGTCATATTTTATACCCCAGTTATTGGGTTCGTTCGGACCTTCTATAGATAGTAATGCTCCTTCTTTTGCCAGTTCTCTTGCACCTGATAATAAACGGGGTATGTCATTTCCGCCACTTAACAACCCATAACCGATCCTGGCACCCGTATGTTTATGTAATCTGATCAGATCGGTTACAGGTATATTTCCTTCATATCCTGTGCGGAGCCAACGTATTCCTGTATAATTGATGTGTTCAATCGTTTTTTCCAATGATTCTCCTCTGACGGAAATACTGGATACCACTCCGATACTGTTGAGGAATTCTTCGGCGCTGTTCGCTTTTACTCCTTTTTCTGTTCTTTTCTGCGCCTGGATGGAATTTACGGTTGCTAAAATTAAAAGATAAATCAGGATTTTTTTCATCAGTATAAAATTGATTTGAGTGATCAGGTGAAATATCTATTTTTTAGATGTCAAATGATTAGTGCGAGTATTTTTTCCTGAACGATTTCATCTCATGAAATGTTCTATGCTTTTGTATAAGGAAATGATATATCTGATAAAATACATAAAAACCCCACAGATTCTGTGAGGTTTTTATGTGTAAACATTGAGAATCTTCTTTTCAATGGTATCGTTTACAGAAACGATTATTACAGATGAAAAAAGAATACTATTTCGTAGCGGCCATAACGCCTTTAAAATAACCGATTGATTCTGCCAGGCCTGCTAACGGATCATTCATATCTTTTTCAAACTCAAGGCTACATGCGCCGGCATATTTTACCTTACGCAACATACGGACAAAAGCAGGTATATCAAGAATCCCACGTCCCATTTCACAGGTACGTCCCTCTTTGCTGGCTGCTGTAACATCTTTGATATGGATGTCAAAGACTCTTTTGCTGTATTTCTTCAGGTCTTCAACCGGATCATAACCGTCACGTGCATCGTGTCCGATATCCAGGCAAATACCTATACGGGGATCAAGATCCTTGACATGATCATATACATTCTTGGCGTTAGGGAATAATTTATTATCCGGACCATGAATGTGTATAGCATAATTGAAATCATATTCTTTTACCTTTTTATCTACATAAGGTAACAATTCGTAGCTGGGAATACCCACAATCAGTTTTACACCCACCCTTTTTGCATACTCAAAGGCTTTATCAACTTCAGATTCTTTATTGGTCATGTAAATAGGACCAACGCCATAACCGGTTACATTACTTTCGGCCAGTTGTGCGTGAAATGCTTTGATTTGCTCATCCGTACTGTTAAAGGGGAGATGAAAATCTTTGATACACAGATAACGGACATCCATGCGCTTCATCATTTTTAGAGATTCATCCAGTTTAAACCGGGCAAAGCTATATCCAGCCATGGATACCTTAAATAAGTCTTCTTTAGAAGGAGCGGCTGTTGTACCTGCCAGCAATTCATTGTTGAACAGCATGGGAGCTGCGCCAACAGCCAACAAACCTGCACCTGCTTTTTTTACAAAATTCCTTCTTGTTGTCATAGATTCATGATTATTTTTGATGTCCAAATTTAGGAAAAATATTGCTGAAAACAATATTTTCGGATGTTTTTAACATCTGGTCATAAAAATCCAGATGTGCCTGTTGGTGTTTTTGTGTACTTTTGTGTGAAATTTGATCATTGATGGCCTTAAACGACAAGTGGTTTCATTTAATCGCGTTATTGACCGTATTTATCTGGGGCATTACTTTTGTTTCCACTAAAATATTGCTGCATGCAGGCCTTTCACCCGAGGATATTTTTTTCTATCGTTTTCTTTTAGCTTATGTGGGTATTTGGTTTTTCGGGAAACAACCATTGTTTTCTGAAAATATAAAAGATGAACTGGTTTTTCTACTTATAGGAATTTCCGGCGGATCCCTGTATTTTTTATCGGAAAATTTTGCTTTAAAAATAACATTAGCATCAAATGTTTCCCTGATCGTGTGTACAGCTCCTATCCTGACAACGATTCTTTCGCGGATTTTCTTGAAAAATGAAAAAATGCACCGTCAGATGATTTGGGGTTCCATTATGGCATTGTTGGGTGTCGCATTGGTGGTGTTTAACGGGAATTTTGTACTGAAAGTTCATCCCCTAGGCGATTTTCTCAGTTTATTGGCAGCCTTTTTATGGGCGGTTTATACGATATTGCTGAAACGGCTCGGCGATCGTTATTCAACATTATTTATTACCCGCAAAGTATTTTTCTATGGTTTATTATCCATAACTCCGGTGTTTATTTTTAAGCCGTTGATGTCGGATATTTCTGTTTTATCCCGGCCTGTTGTATGGGGGAATCTATTGTTTCTGGGATTCGTTGCTTCATTGATATGTTATTTTTTATGGAATATGTCGTTAAAGAGGCTGGGCGCCGTTAGGACGACAAATTACATCTACCTGATACCTTTGGTAACTATGATTGTTTCCTTAATTATCCTTGAAGAAAAGATTACATGGATTGCTTTATCAGGAGCCGCATTTATTTTGGCCGGGGTATCCCTGGCTGGTAAACGGGGCGCTAACTAGAATATTATCGTATTCTGTCATTTGTCACTTGTCACTTGTCATCCGTTGCACGTTCACAGTTTTTCAATCCGCTATGCTTTATTCGCGAAAATTAGGTACATTTGTACCTTAAAAACGTATTTATTGTCAGAAGAAATGCTTAATAAGATCAATCAGATAAAAGAGGAAATCAGTAGTTTTAAAGCAGCAACACAAGCTGAGCTTGAAGAATTCCGGTTAAAATACCTGAGTAAAAAAGGGCAATTGAATACTTTATTCGACGAATTTAAGACCATTGCCAGTGAACAAAAGCGTGAAGTCGGCCAAAAACTGAATGAATTAAAAGTTTTGTTGACAGATACCTTTGAACAGTATAAAACGGTATTGGAAAACCAGTTCTCTTCTGCTGACGAGAGTGATCTGACCCGTCCCGGCGATGATATCCCTATAGGTTCCCGTCATCCCATATCCGTAACACGTAATGAGATCTGTGATATTTTTAACCGTTTGGGGTTTACTATTGCAGAAGGACCGGAGATAGAAGATGACTGGCATGTATTTACAGCCCTGAACTTCCCGCTGGAACATCCGGCACGTGATATGCAGGATACTTTCTTTATCACAAAAGATCCGGATATTTTATTACGGACACATACATCTTCTGTCCAGGTACGCATTATGGAGACGACCAAGCCGCCTATCCGTATGATCATGCCCGGGCGTGTGTTCAGGAATGAAGTGGTTTCATCCCGTTCACATTGTATCTTTCATCAGGTAGAAGGGTTGTATATTGCTGAAAATGTATCTTTTGCCGACCTGAAACAAACATTGATGTATTTTGCCAAGGAAATGTTCGGTGAAAGTACACAAATCCGTCTGCGTCCGTCATTCTTCCCATTTACGGAG contains the following coding sequences:
- a CDS encoding glycosyl hydrolase, producing MKKILIYLLILATVNSIQAQKRTEKGVKANSAEEFLNSIGVVSSISVRGESLEKTIEHINYTGIRWLRTGYEGNIPVTDLIRLHKHTGARIGYGLLSGGNDIPRLLSGARELAKEGALLSIEGPNEPNNWGIKYDNVFGGKDQSWLPVAKLQRDLYDAIKNDPLLKNYPVWSISENGAQTDNVGLQFLTIPDNVHTLMPAGTKYADFANCHNYFCHPSWPGLHDNQTWLSADPSILCPVDGLYGNYGSTWLRKFPGYTENELLNLPRVTTETGMSTDEMVTEEVQGCLYMNMYLSQFKRGWKYTAMYLLRTRSDETNHEGYAFYRLDNTPKKAAIYLHHLTTILEDDTSSKNPGIVDFSIPDQPETVHELLLQKSDGTFMLVVWGERFTGGTDDITIKLDKRYPLINIYDPTEGTAPLSQLKNVNTVKLSMTNHPVILEFK
- a CDS encoding sugar phosphate isomerase/epimerase, whose translation is MTTRRNFVKKAGAGLLAVGAAPMLFNNELLAGTTAAPSKEDLFKVSMAGYSFARFKLDESLKMMKRMDVRYLCIKDFHLPFNSTDEQIKAFHAQLAESNVTGYGVGPIYMTNKESEVDKAFEYAKRVGVKLIVGIPSYELLPYVDKKVKEYDFNYAIHIHGPDNKLFPNAKNVYDHVKDLDPRIGICLDIGHDARDGYDPVEDLKKYSKRVFDIHIKDVTAASKEGRTCEMGRGILDIPAFVRMLRKVKYAGACSLEFEKDMNDPLAGLAESIGYFKGVMAATK
- a CDS encoding DMT family transporter, producing MALNDKWFHLIALLTVFIWGITFVSTKILLHAGLSPEDIFFYRFLLAYVGIWFFGKQPLFSENIKDELVFLLIGISGGSLYFLSENFALKITLASNVSLIVCTAPILTTILSRIFLKNEKMHRQMIWGSIMALLGVALVVFNGNFVLKVHPLGDFLSLLAAFLWAVYTILLKRLGDRYSTLFITRKVFFYGLLSITPVFIFKPLMSDISVLSRPVVWGNLLFLGFVASLICYFLWNMSLKRLGAVRTTNYIYLIPLVTMIVSLIILEEKITWIALSGAAFILAGVSLAGKRGAN
- the pheS gene encoding phenylalanine--tRNA ligase subunit alpha, with translation MLNKINQIKEEISSFKAATQAELEEFRLKYLSKKGQLNTLFDEFKTIASEQKREVGQKLNELKVLLTDTFEQYKTVLENQFSSADESDLTRPGDDIPIGSRHPISVTRNEICDIFNRLGFTIAEGPEIEDDWHVFTALNFPLEHPARDMQDTFFITKDPDILLRTHTSSVQVRIMETTKPPIRMIMPGRVFRNEVVSSRSHCIFHQVEGLYIAENVSFADLKQTLMYFAKEMFGESTQIRLRPSFFPFTEPSAEMDVSCTCNGKGCNLCKYTGWLEIMGCGMVDPNVLESCGIDSEKYSGFAFGMGIERIALLKFQVKDIRMYFENDVRFLHQFSSAL